From the genome of bacterium, one region includes:
- the hisC gene encoding histidinol-phosphate transaminase — MIPKVRNTVLGMEPYNPGKPIEEVKRELGLTDVIKLASNENPLGPSPLAKQAIINAVDEANLYPDGSGFALRKKLAEKFAVSMDEIILGSGSDEIISMLAQTFISPGDEAVTSAFSFVRYEQAVQLMDGVMKFAPMREYTYDLPAIAKLITSKTKLVFIANPNNPTGTMVDKTAVAEFMENVPPEVLVVFDEAYYEYALSPEYPQTFDYFRQGKNVIILRTFSKIYGLAGFRVGYGFGKPELLNMLHKVRPPFNVNRMAQIAALASLDDDDHVTRSRETNQRGKEYLYAECARLGLEYVPTAANFILIKCKTDANRVFETLLRQGVIVRQIGAEYIRVTIGTMPQNERFIRALQKVLA; from the coding sequence ATGATACCAAAAGTCAGGAACACTGTGCTAGGGATGGAACCATACAATCCAGGGAAACCGATTGAAGAGGTAAAACGGGAACTGGGATTAACGGATGTAATTAAACTCGCCTCGAATGAGAATCCACTTGGTCCATCACCGCTTGCAAAACAAGCGATAATCAATGCCGTGGATGAAGCGAACTTATATCCTGATGGGAGCGGATTCGCGTTACGGAAAAAACTTGCGGAAAAATTTGCTGTTTCGATGGATGAAATTATTCTCGGGAGCGGGTCAGATGAAATCATCTCGATGCTCGCGCAAACGTTCATTTCGCCCGGCGATGAAGCGGTGACTTCCGCGTTTTCGTTTGTTCGGTATGAACAAGCGGTACAGTTAATGGATGGCGTGATGAAATTTGCACCGATGCGTGAGTATACCTACGATTTACCTGCAATAGCGAAATTAATAACTTCGAAAACGAAGTTAGTGTTTATAGCGAATCCGAATAATCCGACCGGAACGATGGTGGATAAAACCGCAGTAGCTGAATTTATGGAGAATGTCCCGCCGGAAGTGTTAGTGGTGTTCGATGAAGCATATTATGAATATGCGCTTAGTCCGGAGTATCCGCAGACGTTCGATTATTTTCGGCAAGGGAAGAATGTGATTATTTTACGAACGTTTTCGAAAATCTATGGATTAGCGGGATTTCGAGTCGGGTATGGTTTTGGGAAGCCGGAATTATTAAATATGTTGCATAAAGTTCGACCACCGTTCAATGTTAATCGAATGGCACAAATTGCAGCGTTAGCGAGTTTAGATGATGATGACCATGTGACTCGCAGCCGGGAAACGAATCAGCGCGGGAAAGAATATCTCTATGCCGAATGCGCTCGACTCGGGCTGGAATATGTTCCAACGGCAGCGAATTTCATTTTGATAAAGTGTAAAACTGACGCAAACAGAGTATTTGAAACCTTATTACGGCAGGGAGTAATCGTTCGGCAGATCGGCGCCGAGTATATTCGCGTGACTATCGGGACGATGCCGCAAAATGAACGGTTTATTCGCGCATTACAGAAAGTTTTAGCATAG